A segment of the Mangrovimonas sp. YM274 genome:
CCAAGTGAGACATGTCTAATCTCCCTTGGGTAGCAAAAAAAATGCTAGAAGCCTCGTGTTGGGATTTCTTTTTTATCAAAATTCAGACTGGATTTTGAAAGCTGGAAATTAAGCTTCCGTTAACGAACCCCATTCCGTCCAAGAGCCATCATATACCGAAATATTATCATATCCAGACAGTTCCGCGCCCAAAGCCAAAATACAGGCCGTAATGCCTGATCCACAGGAAAACGTAATGCCATCTTCAGGTTTAGCTAAAGTAGAAAATAGATTTTTCAAGGATTCTACATCTTTAAAAACTCCATTTTCTAGCAAGTCTGTATATGGTAAATTCACAGAATTAGGAATAGAACCACTTCGTAAACCTGCTCTTGGCTCCACTTCCAAGCCTTTGAATCTACTTTCCGAACGGGCATCAATGATTGTTTGAGTACCTTCTCTGGATTCCTTCAACATATCCTGAAAAAACTTCATGTATCTTGGATGGTAACTTCCTGTAAAATTCCCTTTAACGCCCGTATAAGCTTCCTTAGGCTCCACTACAAAACCTGACTTAATCCATTCGGGAAGTCCCCCGTTCAACACGGCTACATTATCATAACCAAAAGCTTTAAAAAGCCACCATGCCCTTGCACTTGAATAGATCCCTTGATCGTCATAGACCACAATAGCACTATCGCTGTTGATTCCCAAGCTTTGGGCTTCCAAAACAAACTGTGCTTCGGAAGGAAAGGTATTTGGAAATTCCCCATATACATCACTGAATTTCTGTTTCAAATCAAAAAATCGCGCTTGAGGAATTTGCACTCCTGATTCCGCTAAAGAATCGGCTGCCACAGCCTTTGGAATGGTTGCGTCCAAAACTACCAAATTAGGCGCTTCCAAATGCGCATTTAGCCATTCAGCCGACACCAAAGGGCTCGGTATTATAATAGGTTTCATAATTACAATTACATTGATGTTTGTTGTTTGCTGTAGATATCGTCCCAATTCCTTACATGAGGCTCCCCAAGTTTTCCAACCGATTTGGCGACAATCATGGAAACTGCAGCATCCCCAGTCACATTTACTGTAGTGCGACACATGTCCAAAGGTCTGTCCACCGCAAAAATCAATGCTAAACCGGCTTCAGGAATGCCTGCTTGTGCCAATACAATCACCAACATTACCATACCCGCTCCGGGAACTGCAGCACTCCCTATAGAGGCTAAAGTGGCCGTAGCAATGATTCCTAGCTGAACTCCAAAACTTAAGTCCATTCCAAAGGTTTGCGCAATAAAAACTGCCGCAACTGCTTGATACAAACTGGTTCCATCCATATTGATAGTCGCCCCAATAGGCAACACAAAACTGGTTACCTCTTCTTCCACACCCAAATGTTCTTCTACTCGCTCCATAGTTACTGGAAGCGTGGCAGCACTACTACTAGTTGAAAATCCGAGTAATTGGGCTGGTGCAATTCCATTTAAAAAGAACAGCGGTGATTTTTTAGTGAAAATAAAAACTAGCAGCGTATACACCAACATCATTAATAATAATCCCAACACCACACAAAAGGCATACCATCCCAAAGCCGCAAACAAATCGGTGCTAGGAGATTCCACCACTAAAGCAGCCAAAAGCGCAAATACACCGTATGGAGCAAATAGCATGATCAAGTCAATGAGTTTAAGAATGACTTCGTTAAAACTATCGAAGAATAATTTGACAGGTTGGGCTTTTTCCTCAGGAATCAGAATAAGGCCTATCCCAAAAATTATAGCGAAAAAAATCACTTGAAGCATGTTACCATTATCACTAGCTGCGCTAAAAATGTTACTAGGGACGATATCCTCCAAGGCTTGCAAAGGACCTGCATTTTTCTGCTTTTCAGCAGCAGCAATTTTAGAGTCGGCATCACCTTTATAACTTTCCACAAGTTCCATTCGCGTTGCCTCTGTTATAGAAGCCCCTGGTTTTATAAAATTCACCACCAAAAGCCCAATAGAAACAGCGATGACAGTAGTAAAAATATAAAGCCCAATGGTACGCCCCCCCATTTTTGACAATTTGGAAATATCTTTTAAATCGGATACGCCTTTAATCAATGATGCCAAAATTAAAGGCACCGCAATTAGTTTTAGCAAATTGATAAAAATGGTTCCAAAGGGTTTGATCCAATCGGTAATGAAGCCACTACCCCACTCAAATTTAGCCATTACTAGGGCAAAGACTACCCCTAAAACCATTCCTAAAATTATTTGCCAATGCAATGCCAGTTTCTTCATAGAATCATTGAGTATTTAGTTTTTATAAGATTTGTTCAGCAGCATAAAATCGGCCAAGACCAAAGCAGCCATAGCCTCTACAATTGGGATGGCTCTTGGCACCACACAGGGGTCGTGACGTCCTTTCCCTTGCATTTCAACAATATCACCATCGGCGTTTAAGGCTTCCTGCTTTTGCATTACCGTTGCCACAGGTTTAAAAGCCACCCTGAAATAAATATCCATGCCATTACTGATACCACCTTGAATACCACCTGAAAGGTTACTTTTAGTAGAACCATCAGGATTAAACAAATCGTTATGCTCACTACCTTTCATTTTGGTACCACAAAACCCGCTTCCATATTCAAATCCTTTAACAGCATTAATGGACAGCATGGCTTTACCCAATTCGGCGTGAAGTTTGTCAAAAACAGGCTCTCCCAGACCAACAGGTACATTTTGTATCACGCAGGTCACAGTACCTCCAATGGTATCTCCTTCTTTTCTAATTTCCTTGATTCTAGCGATCATTTTTTCTGCTACTTCGGCATCAGGGCAACGAACCGCATTGCTTTCAGTTTTGGAGAAATCAAGCGCTTGGTAAGGCTGTTCCAAATAGATATCTCCCACAGAAGACGTATAGGCATTTATCGTAATTTCGCCCAAAACTTGTTTAGCAATAGCCCCTGCTACTACTCTTGACGCTGTTTCACGAGCAGAACTCCTTCCTCCTCCACGATAATCGCGAGTTCCATATTTTTGTTGATAGGTATAATCAGCGTGACTAGGACGATAAACATCCTTGATATGACTGTAATCCTTTGATTTTTGATTGGTATTACGAATAGTGAAGCCAATAGGAGTTCCCGTAGTAACCCCTTCAAAAATACCCGACAAAAATTCTACCGTATCCGGCTCCTTTCTTTGGGTAACAATATCTGACTGCCCCGGTTTTCTTCTGTCTAATTCCTGTTGAATCGCCTCAAAATCCAATTGAATTCCAGGAGGACAGCCATCTATAATACCACCAATTGCAATACCGTGTGACTCACCAAATGTGGTAAGTTTAAATAGATTTCCAAAGGAGTTTCCTGCCATAACACTATTATTTTATGCTAATGTAAATGTATTCTTAGAGAATCAAAAAATTAAATTCACAAAGGCCCAATTTTATTCATTTCACATAACAATATCTTAACAGAATGCTCATAGTTAATTAATTACAGGATAATCTTTAAGTAATATTGAATGGAGTAATTTGTATTAATCAATCCTGAACGCTCTTGAAGATTAAAAGAAAAGTAGAAATAGCCGTTATCTCTGATGTCCATTTGGGAACTTATGGATGCCATGCAAAGCAATTATTGACCTATCTAAACAGCATTCAACCAAAAAAACTCATCTTGAATGGTGACATTATTGATATTTGGCAGTTCAGCAAACGGTACTTCCCTAAATCCCATTTAAGAGTTATCAAGAAAATTATGGACATGTCTGCCGATGGTGTAGAAATCATCTATGTTACGGGCAACCATGACGAAATGCTGCGTAAATTTAGCGATATGACCATTGGCAATATTTCTATTGTTGATAAGGCGGTTTTGGAATTGGATGGCAAAAAGGCTTGGATTTTCCATGGTGATGTGTTTGATGTTTCAATTCAAAATGCTAAATGGCTAGCCAAGTTGGGAGGCTACGGTTACGATTTGTTGATTTTATTAAATCGTCTTAGCAATTGGTTTTTGGAAAAATTGGGAAAAGAGAAATATTCCTTGTCCAAAAAGATAAAAAATAGCGTAAAGCGGGCCGTGAAGTACATTAGCGATTTTGAACAGGTTGCTTCTGACCTTGCTATTGAAAATGGCTACGACTATGTAATTTGCGGTCATATCCATCAACCTAAAATGGTGGTCAAGGAAAATAAATACGGAAAAACAGTGTATTTAAACTCTGGTGACTGGGTGGAGAACTTTACCGCCTTAGAATACCAGTTTAAACGTTGGAAGGTCTATAGCTACAGTAAAGACAAGTTATCTCCCTTTTATGCCGATGAAGATATCAAAGACATGGAAGTAAAGGATTTAATAGCAGCCATCACTATCGTTGAACAAAACTCAAAACGCTAATTCCTGGCTAATGCCTGTTTTAAAATTGTTATAGGATGCAGTGCTTCTACCGCTGTTCCATCCTTAATTTGATGCCTACAGCTTGTTCCATTTGCTGCAATAATCACGTCTTTTTCGGCATTTCGAACAGCAGGAAACAACGTTTGCTCACCAATGTCCATGCTCACTTTATAATGTTCTTTTTCATAACCGAAACTTCCCGCCATCCCACAGCAACCACTTGGAATTATGGTTACCTTATAGTTTTTAGGGAAGTTCAATACATCAAAACTCGCTTTTTGATTACTCAAAGCCTTTTGATGACAATGTCCATGAAACTTTATAGTCCTTGGTTCTCGGGTGAACTGCTCTTCTTTTATATTCCCCAAATTGATTTCACTTTGGATAAATTCTTCAAATAAAAATGTATTAGAGGCAATAGATTTTGCAGCTTCCTTATCGTCAACCAATGTTAAATATTCATCCCTGAAAGTCAAAATTGCCGAAGGTTCAATCCCCACCAAAGGGGATTCCACTGAAATTTTTCCCTTAAACAAGTCTACATTTTGATTCGCTACTTTTTTAGCTTGCTCCAATAGACCTTTAGACAAAAAACTCCTTCCCGATTCTACATTCTCCAAAATGATTACTTCATAATTTAGACACTCCATCAATTCCAAAAAATCAACGCCTATACTGGTATCCAAATAGTTAACAAATTCATCATTAAACAAATATATCGACTTCACATATTCACTTTTAACTAATTGATTTTTAATTAATTCAAACTCTTTACTTAAACTTTTTGAAGAGATTAATGGAAGTACTCTCTCTGGAGCAACTTGCATGATTTTCTTTAAACTTGAGGCAATGATTTCATTAGAAAACATAAAGTTGGCTAAACTAGGAAATGTACTCCCTAATTTGTTCATGGCATTATTGTAGGCGAACAATTTTGTACGCCAAGAAATACCGTTTGCTTTTTGAAATTGGTATAAAAACTCAGCTTTTAAACGAGCCATATCAACACTACTAGGGCACTCACTGGCACAGGCCTTACAGCTCAAACATAAATCAAAAACCTCCTTTAGTTCCTCATGATTAAATCTGTTTGGCTTAGCACTATTGGTTAAAAACTCCCTCAAAGCATTTGCCCTGGCTCTTGTGGTGTCTTTTTCGTTTTTGGTCGCACGATAACTTGGGCACATGGTCCCTCCAAATTCAGGTAGTTTTCTACAATCGCCCGAACCGTTACATTTTTCGGCCTCTCGAAGGATACCTTGGGACTCCGAAAAATCCAAAAAGGTCTCTATTTCTGGTTCCTTTCTATCGGCAACATAACGCAATGATTGATCCATTGGAAAGGCATCAACAATCTTTCCTGGGTTTAATATTCCATTGGGATCGAAGGCCGTTTTTATGCATTTTAAAAGTTGATAATTTTCATCGCCAATCATCAATGGGATAAACTCCCCTCTGACAATGCCTTCACCATGCTCTCCACTCATTGCTCCATTGTATTTTTTCACCAAATGAGCCACATCCGTCGTGATTTTCCGAAACAACAACACATCGTTACTTAATTTCAAATTTAAAATCGGGCGCAAATGCAATTCCCCTGCTCCGGCATGCGCATAATAAATGGCCTTTTGGTCATACCCTTCCATCAACTGTGTAAACTCGCTAATATAGGCATCCAAATCTCCCAAAGCCACTGCCGTATCTTCAATACAGGCTGCCGACTTTTTATCGCCAACCATATTTCCCAAAAGTCCCAATCCAGCTTTACGCAAGTCAATGGCCTTATCCATCTCATCACCGTACAACAAGGCATTTGCATAGCTTTTGGTTTCTAATTCAATAGCTTTCAAAAAATGTGAAGCCATTTCCTCTACTTCCTTTTTGCTATTTGCCCTTACTTCGCACATCAAAATAGCCTTTGGATCTCCTTCTATAAATTGCCTGTTTTCTTGTTGGGTTTTGTTGTGCTTGGTCAAATCCAAAATGGTTTTATCCATCATTTCACAACTGTATAAATCATGATTCATTACAGGTACAACGGCCTTCATGCAATCTGCTATTGAATTAAAATGAAGCGCAACCATGATACTTTCCACGGGAGGTAATGCATCCAACTGTAAAGTGATTTCTGTTGAAAAAGCCAAAGTCCCTTCACTTCCTGCCAAAAGTCTAGACATATTGAACTTCTCTTCCGTTTCCGTAAATACTTCACACTTTAATACTTCGTCTATTGCATATCCTGTGTTTCTCCTGTGAATCTCTGGTTTAGGGTATGCAGCAATAATTCGCTGCTGAACCTCCTTAGACTCCAATTCGTCATAAATTGTTCGATAAATATATCCTTCTAAATCATTTTGTTCTTTTTTATTGGAGAACTCGCCCTTGGACATGGAATTAAACATTACCGTACTGCCATCACTTAAAATGGTTTTTATAGCCAATACTTTATCCCTGGTCACCCCGTATTTTATGGAGGTAGATCCAGAAGAATTATTTCCCACCATACCTCCAATCATACAACGGTTGGACGTAGACGTATTGGGGGCAAAAAAAAGTCCGAAAGGTTTCAGAAAATTATTCAACTGGTCCCTAACAACTCCTGGCTGTACGGTAACTGTACGTTGCTTTTCATTGATGCTTACAATCTTTGTAAAATACTTGGACACATCTACCACAATACCAGGTCCCACACATTGCCCAGCTAAAGAAGTTCCAGCAGTACGCGGAATCAAGGAGGTTTTATTAGAATTTGCGAAAGCTATAAGTCTTTGGATATCCCGCTCCGATTTAGGATAGGCCACAGCCAAAGGCAACATTCTGTAAACTGAAGCATCCGTGGCATACATGGCCTTCATTAAATCATCATAAAATAATTCACCATCTAATTGAGCCTGTAATATTTGCAAATCGCTAGTCATTCCTGTGCTTAAATTTCGCTTTTGTATTGTTTTAGATTCCCGACTAAATTAGAATAAGAAATCCAATTTTAACATAATTTAAACGTTATTCTTTACAAGTCGAATTCCAAAAGTCGTAATTTCGATTTAACAAATCTTAAACTTAAATTACTTATGAAGAAATTATTTTTAGTGGCATTAGCTCTTGTTGGCTTTTCGTTTGCTAGTCAGGCCCAATTAATCTCTCCAAACGCCATTGGTTTGCGTTTAGGAGACAGTGATGGTATGGGGGCTGAAATCTCTTATCAGAGAGCTTTAGGCCTTGACAACCGATTAGAAATTGACTTTGGTTGGCGTGAC
Coding sequences within it:
- a CDS encoding sulfurtransferase; translation: MKPIIIPSPLVSAEWLNAHLEAPNLVVLDATIPKAVAADSLAESGVQIPQARFFDLKQKFSDVYGEFPNTFPSEAQFVLEAQSLGINSDSAIVVYDDQGIYSSARAWWLFKAFGYDNVAVLNGGLPEWIKSGFVVEPKEAYTGVKGNFTGSYHPRYMKFFQDMLKESREGTQTIIDARSESRFKGLEVEPRAGLRSGSIPNSVNLPYTDLLENGVFKDVESLKNLFSTLAKPEDGITFSCGSGITACILALGAELSGYDNISVYDGSWTEWGSLTEA
- a CDS encoding dicarboxylate/amino acid:cation symporter yields the protein MKKLALHWQIILGMVLGVVFALVMAKFEWGSGFITDWIKPFGTIFINLLKLIAVPLILASLIKGVSDLKDISKLSKMGGRTIGLYIFTTVIAVSIGLLVVNFIKPGASITEATRMELVESYKGDADSKIAAAEKQKNAGPLQALEDIVPSNIFSAASDNGNMLQVIFFAIIFGIGLILIPEEKAQPVKLFFDSFNEVILKLIDLIMLFAPYGVFALLAALVVESPSTDLFAALGWYAFCVVLGLLLMMLVYTLLVFIFTKKSPLFFLNGIAPAQLLGFSTSSSAATLPVTMERVEEHLGVEEEVTSFVLPIGATINMDGTSLYQAVAAVFIAQTFGMDLSFGVQLGIIATATLASIGSAAVPGAGMVMLVIVLAQAGIPEAGLALIFAVDRPLDMCRTTVNVTGDAAVSMIVAKSVGKLGEPHVRNWDDIYSKQQTSM
- the aroC gene encoding chorismate synthase, which translates into the protein MAGNSFGNLFKLTTFGESHGIAIGGIIDGCPPGIQLDFEAIQQELDRRKPGQSDIVTQRKEPDTVEFLSGIFEGVTTGTPIGFTIRNTNQKSKDYSHIKDVYRPSHADYTYQQKYGTRDYRGGGRSSARETASRVVAGAIAKQVLGEITINAYTSSVGDIYLEQPYQALDFSKTESNAVRCPDAEVAEKMIARIKEIRKEGDTIGGTVTCVIQNVPVGLGEPVFDKLHAELGKAMLSINAVKGFEYGSGFCGTKMKGSEHNDLFNPDGSTKSNLSGGIQGGISNGMDIYFRVAFKPVATVMQKQEALNADGDIVEMQGKGRHDPCVVPRAIPIVEAMAALVLADFMLLNKSYKN
- a CDS encoding UDP-2,3-diacylglucosamine diphosphatase, with the protein product MKIKRKVEIAVISDVHLGTYGCHAKQLLTYLNSIQPKKLILNGDIIDIWQFSKRYFPKSHLRVIKKIMDMSADGVEIIYVTGNHDEMLRKFSDMTIGNISIVDKAVLELDGKKAWIFHGDVFDVSIQNAKWLAKLGGYGYDLLILLNRLSNWFLEKLGKEKYSLSKKIKNSVKRAVKYISDFEQVASDLAIENGYDYVICGHIHQPKMVVKENKYGKTVYLNSGDWVENFTALEYQFKRWKVYSYSKDKLSPFYADEDIKDMEVKDLIAAITIVEQNSKR
- a CDS encoding FAD-binding and (Fe-S)-binding domain-containing protein gives rise to the protein MTSDLQILQAQLDGELFYDDLMKAMYATDASVYRMLPLAVAYPKSERDIQRLIAFANSNKTSLIPRTAGTSLAGQCVGPGIVVDVSKYFTKIVSINEKQRTVTVQPGVVRDQLNNFLKPFGLFFAPNTSTSNRCMIGGMVGNNSSGSTSIKYGVTRDKVLAIKTILSDGSTVMFNSMSKGEFSNKKEQNDLEGYIYRTIYDELESKEVQQRIIAAYPKPEIHRRNTGYAIDEVLKCEVFTETEEKFNMSRLLAGSEGTLAFSTEITLQLDALPPVESIMVALHFNSIADCMKAVVPVMNHDLYSCEMMDKTILDLTKHNKTQQENRQFIEGDPKAILMCEVRANSKKEVEEMASHFLKAIELETKSYANALLYGDEMDKAIDLRKAGLGLLGNMVGDKKSAACIEDTAVALGDLDAYISEFTQLMEGYDQKAIYYAHAGAGELHLRPILNLKLSNDVLLFRKITTDVAHLVKKYNGAMSGEHGEGIVRGEFIPLMIGDENYQLLKCIKTAFDPNGILNPGKIVDAFPMDQSLRYVADRKEPEIETFLDFSESQGILREAEKCNGSGDCRKLPEFGGTMCPSYRATKNEKDTTRARANALREFLTNSAKPNRFNHEELKEVFDLCLSCKACASECPSSVDMARLKAEFLYQFQKANGISWRTKLFAYNNAMNKLGSTFPSLANFMFSNEIIASSLKKIMQVAPERVLPLISSKSLSKEFELIKNQLVKSEYVKSIYLFNDEFVNYLDTSIGVDFLELMECLNYEVIILENVESGRSFLSKGLLEQAKKVANQNVDLFKGKISVESPLVGIEPSAILTFRDEYLTLVDDKEAAKSIASNTFLFEEFIQSEINLGNIKEEQFTREPRTIKFHGHCHQKALSNQKASFDVLNFPKNYKVTIIPSGCCGMAGSFGYEKEHYKVSMDIGEQTLFPAVRNAEKDVIIAANGTSCRHQIKDGTAVEALHPITILKQALARN